One genomic region from Gemmobacter aquarius encodes:
- a CDS encoding ATPase, T2SS/T4P/T4SS family produces the protein MSYLDTYLGQLDAALSDPAVMELAINADGSIWLERAGQIHMTPSGLAALPARSVRDLASQIANSTSNTFTETAPLVSAAVRYRDLMLRCQVVGSPAVSGGTVIGIRVFRSQHGDVRRVAKSFSFLRGQENSLEEERRAMVAEIRAGSEGADVEAFLGKLVSERLNVIVSGGTSTGKTELGRKLLEMVAADERIVTIEDSLELLPGQPNTVSLIAQRDEGSPRSADKLLQATLRLRPDRIILGELRGAEAATFLDAINTGHSGSFTTLHAHSARKAMDRLALLVMAQGTKLSFGEVIRYLQTSIDVILQMGRIGDQRGIMEMYFPGLDD, from the coding sequence ATGAGCTATCTCGACACCTATCTCGGGCAGCTCGACGCCGCCTTGTCGGATCCGGCCGTCATGGAACTGGCGATCAATGCCGACGGGTCGATCTGGCTGGAGCGTGCGGGGCAGATTCACATGACCCCAAGCGGGCTTGCCGCCCTGCCGGCGCGGTCTGTGCGCGATTTGGCCTCCCAGATCGCAAACTCGACCTCGAACACCTTCACGGAAACCGCACCGCTGGTTTCGGCGGCAGTGCGGTATCGCGATCTGATGCTGCGCTGTCAGGTGGTGGGCTCCCCTGCCGTCTCGGGCGGCACAGTGATCGGTATCCGGGTGTTTCGATCCCAGCACGGAGATGTTCGGCGCGTCGCCAAATCCTTCAGCTTCCTGAGAGGACAGGAAAACTCCCTGGAAGAGGAGCGCCGCGCGATGGTGGCAGAGATCCGCGCCGGATCGGAAGGGGCGGATGTCGAGGCTTTCTTGGGCAAGCTGGTCTCCGAGCGGCTGAACGTCATCGTCTCGGGCGGCACCTCGACCGGCAAGACCGAGCTTGGCCGAAAGCTCTTGGAAATGGTCGCGGCCGATGAGCGCATCGTCACGATTGAGGATTCCCTCGAACTTCTGCCCGGCCAGCCCAATACCGTCAGTCTCATCGCGCAGCGTGACGAGGGCTCGCCTCGGTCTGCCGACAAGCTCTTGCAGGCAACGCTGCGTTTGCGACCTGACCGGATCATCCTGGGCGAATTGCGCGGTGCCGAGGCCGCGACGTTTCTGGACGCGATCAACACCGGGCATTCGGGTTCGTTCACCACGTTGCACGCCCATTCGGCGCGCAAGGCCATGGACCGGCTGGCGCTTCTGGTGATGGCCCAAGGCACCAAGCTCAGTTTTGGCGAAGTGATCCGATACCTGCAAACCTCGATCGACGTGATCCTGCAGATGGGCCGCATCGGCGACCAGCGCGGGATCATGGAGATGTATTTCCCCGGCCTCGACGACTGA
- a CDS encoding type IV secretory system conjugative DNA transfer family protein, producing MQRIALLLPLGLTSGLLVGLIAGGLVLNLILGRDPNATGIFVLIAEFPGFARLTSVPWVLPWQIVGASTVLFTVAAVALTFRQQLTEYGQAKFQSKAEMKANGLLQPLGAGMVFGKLGAPSKTAPYVSATFQKFPHCLVVAPTRAGKGVGYVIPNTLLFNGSIVVLDVKGEIFEATSRHRQAEGDAVYRFSPFDFEHPTHRYNPLERVARIENLEQRYTELAKISDYFLTVSDKGTAGDFLTEGRELFVAAGLLAIERGRPTIGEISRILFGRGATQEVYGEHAEEVKHPNAAQTFRKFAGYSDRTLSSHASVLGGAGMTLWNNPAVDRATSGNDFSFADLRKRPMSIYVVVNADDIRTLSPLVRLFFGELIATMRSTLPDPKSEPWPVMVMLDEFDQLGPMPIVEQALKQLAGHGARVSIITQSIPGLDNIYGENVRLSLESAAGMKLYLAANDKKTAGEISDALGKTTKLSVSDSVSRDRDFMQRRSVSRRMEERPLLTPDEVRRLNPDQAILIPERQNPLLVHRIVYFQDPTFKKLFDAQKGALPYPPKEAADVQVLTQRMEALERRLAEKMVVDFVQPEKVKEEAPTELEPKLAAEIVAREEATRQIPTVAADAQAPQITKQSERSVEVQVNLEVLKPPAAISVARMNKFTLKLQAQDA from the coding sequence ATGCAACGCATTGCACTGCTGCTTCCCCTTGGTCTCACGTCCGGCCTGCTGGTTGGTCTGATCGCCGGAGGGCTCGTTCTCAACCTGATCTTGGGGCGCGATCCGAATGCGACCGGCATCTTTGTCCTGATAGCTGAGTTTCCCGGCTTTGCCCGGCTGACCTCCGTGCCCTGGGTCTTGCCTTGGCAAATCGTCGGCGCGTCCACCGTGCTCTTCACGGTTGCGGCCGTCGCACTAACCTTTCGCCAACAGCTCACCGAATACGGTCAGGCCAAGTTCCAGTCGAAGGCGGAGATGAAAGCCAATGGCCTTCTGCAGCCCTTGGGGGCGGGAATGGTCTTCGGCAAACTCGGGGCCCCTTCCAAGACCGCGCCGTATGTCAGCGCCACTTTCCAGAAATTCCCGCATTGCCTCGTCGTGGCACCTACGCGGGCCGGCAAGGGCGTGGGCTATGTCATCCCGAACACCCTCCTCTTTAACGGCAGCATCGTTGTCCTCGACGTGAAGGGCGAGATTTTCGAGGCCACTTCCCGGCACCGCCAGGCCGAAGGCGACGCGGTCTATCGCTTCTCACCCTTCGATTTCGAACATCCGACCCATCGCTACAACCCGCTCGAGCGCGTCGCCCGCATTGAAAATCTCGAACAACGCTACACGGAGCTGGCCAAGATATCGGACTACTTCTTGACGGTTTCGGACAAGGGGACGGCTGGTGACTTCCTGACCGAGGGACGTGAGCTTTTCGTGGCCGCTGGCCTTCTGGCCATTGAGCGGGGCAGACCCACGATCGGCGAGATCAGCCGCATCCTCTTTGGACGGGGTGCTACCCAGGAGGTTTACGGCGAGCATGCCGAAGAAGTGAAACACCCCAACGCGGCTCAGACCTTCCGCAAGTTCGCGGGCTATTCTGACCGGACCTTGTCCTCCCACGCCTCGGTCCTTGGCGGAGCGGGCATGACACTGTGGAACAACCCAGCCGTCGATCGCGCGACCTCCGGCAATGACTTTTCCTTCGCCGATCTCCGAAAGCGACCGATGTCGATCTATGTCGTGGTCAATGCCGACGACATTCGCACCCTGTCGCCTCTGGTGCGCTTGTTCTTCGGCGAGCTCATCGCCACCATGCGCTCCACCCTCCCCGACCCGAAATCAGAGCCCTGGCCCGTTATGGTCATGCTGGATGAGTTCGACCAACTGGGGCCAATGCCCATTGTCGAGCAGGCCCTGAAACAGCTCGCTGGGCATGGCGCGCGCGTGTCGATCATCACCCAGTCGATCCCCGGTCTCGACAATATCTACGGCGAAAACGTCCGCCTGTCGCTCGAGTCCGCCGCCGGCATGAAGCTCTATCTAGCCGCCAACGACAAAAAGACGGCGGGGGAGATTTCGGACGCTCTGGGCAAGACGACGAAGCTATCGGTGTCAGACAGCGTCTCGCGGGATCGGGATTTCATGCAGCGCCGATCAGTCAGTCGGCGGATGGAGGAACGGCCGCTGTTGACCCCGGACGAGGTGCGGCGATTGAACCCGGATCAGGCTATCCTCATCCCGGAGAGGCAGAACCCGCTTCTGGTCCACCGGATCGTCTATTTCCAGGACCCAACATTCAAGAAGCTGTTTGATGCCCAGAAGGGTGCCCTGCCTTATCCGCCCAAGGAAGCTGCGGACGTGCAGGTCCTGACCCAACGGATGGAGGCGTTGGAACGGCGGCTGGCTGAAAAGATGGTAGTCGATTTTGTGCAGCCGGAGAAGGTGAAGGAAGAAGCACCGACGGAGCTTGAACCGAAACTGGCGGCGGAGATTGTGGCGCGGGAGGAGGCTACACGGCAAATACCAACGGTGGCGGCAGATGCTCAAGCTCCTCAGATCACGAAACAATCCGAGCGCTCCGTTGAAGTCCAAGTGAATCTCGAAGTCCTGAAACCGCCGGCAGCAATCTCGGTAGCCCGGATGAACAAGTTCACCCTCAAGCTTCAGGCACAAGACGCATAG
- a CDS encoding TrbG/VirB9 family P-type conjugative transfer protein, whose translation MTHPLTLPALGFLISITALPALAETAPKPGSHDARVTYATYQEGQVYRINTRLRNVTLVELGEGEKIQSIAIGDLESFKIDKLERANLFIIKPVVTGATTNLTVETQRNIYFLQVTEGGRGEPNYSVKFTVPGSTRAATAGSDIPASLPMTYKIMKKGRALPAFAPVSISDDGRKTTFVITPGAPMPTIFRADAKGQEYSVNSSVRGTTITVSTRSERWVLRYGDEYVCVTGDAGVSQ comes from the coding sequence TCGGATTTCTGATCTCGATCACCGCCCTTCCCGCTTTGGCCGAAACCGCACCAAAGCCCGGCAGCCATGATGCCCGCGTGACCTATGCCACCTATCAAGAGGGGCAGGTCTACCGGATCAACACACGCCTCAGGAATGTGACCCTCGTTGAACTTGGTGAAGGCGAGAAGATCCAGTCGATTGCCATCGGCGATCTCGAAAGCTTCAAGATCGACAAGCTGGAGCGCGCCAATCTCTTCATCATCAAGCCCGTCGTCACCGGGGCCACGACCAACCTGACGGTCGAGACGCAGCGCAATATTTACTTTTTGCAGGTCACCGAAGGTGGCCGTGGAGAACCGAACTATTCGGTGAAGTTCACCGTGCCGGGCAGCACGCGTGCCGCCACCGCCGGCAGCGATATCCCCGCCTCCCTGCCCATGACCTACAAGATCATGAAAAAGGGCCGCGCCTTGCCCGCATTCGCACCGGTGTCGATTTCGGATGACGGGCGGAAGACCACTTTCGTGATCACACCCGGCGCGCCAATGCCGACGATCTTCCGGGCCGATGCCAAGGGGCAGGAATACTCGGTTAATTCTTCCGTCCGCGGGACCACCATCACCGTCAGCACCCGTTCTGAGCGTTGGGTGCTGCGCTATGGCGATGAATATGTTTGCGTGACCGGTGACGCGGGAGTCAGCCAATGA
- a CDS encoding TrbI/VirB10 family protein, producing the protein MSDETQAEKLTARMERMKPSEAPKRRRGINPYALSAMTAVAGVGVGAWLVLAAPDAPAPAPAIETASVSDFQGDGTGTDGFSVSRPKPQIVPAAPDTSEAERLQAEIEALNAQIADLNANPVTVTDEAALADLKAQVAALDADAKARAAALSDLERENIRLQTELETKALIDGDSEAEAARAREEELARRRQEAEMLNEAQIHSDMVALRFSMDMGGEAGAAAPPTGAPGQAATGDDAFRRAGAKAAEVRQAEVIADPAHTVMQGTLIEAALETAISTDLAGNVSAIVSHDVWSFDMSRVLIPRGSRLFGRYDSEVDAGQRRVLIAWDRLVTTDGQSVTLAAYGTDRIGRSGLPGTVRNHFLQRFGTAALISLIGAVPTLAADKYAANEVASDTAENVGTDLGEAVNTVMADYLSIPPTISVNQGAVVMIRVDADLAFY; encoded by the coding sequence ATGAGCGACGAGACGCAGGCCGAAAAACTCACCGCCCGCATGGAGCGCATGAAACCTTCCGAGGCCCCAAAGCGCCGCCGGGGCATAAACCCCTACGCGCTTTCCGCCATGACAGCCGTCGCCGGTGTCGGCGTTGGGGCATGGCTGGTGCTGGCCGCACCCGATGCCCCTGCCCCAGCACCCGCGATCGAGACCGCTTCGGTCAGCGATTTTCAGGGCGATGGCACGGGAACCGACGGGTTCAGCGTGTCACGGCCAAAGCCGCAGATTGTCCCGGCAGCACCAGACACCTCGGAGGCAGAACGGCTGCAGGCCGAGATCGAGGCGCTGAACGCCCAGATCGCCGATCTGAACGCCAATCCGGTGACCGTCACCGACGAGGCGGCACTGGCAGACCTCAAGGCGCAGGTTGCGGCCCTCGATGCCGATGCAAAGGCCCGCGCGGCAGCGCTGTCCGATCTCGAGCGCGAAAACATCCGCCTTCAGACCGAGCTCGAGACCAAGGCGCTGATCGACGGAGACTCTGAGGCTGAGGCGGCGCGCGCCCGGGAAGAAGAACTGGCTCGGCGCAGGCAAGAGGCCGAAATGCTGAACGAGGCGCAGATCCATTCCGATATGGTGGCCTTGCGCTTCAGCATGGATATGGGCGGAGAGGCTGGCGCCGCAGCCCCTCCCACGGGTGCGCCGGGACAGGCCGCCACCGGCGATGATGCATTCCGCAGGGCGGGGGCAAAGGCGGCTGAAGTCCGACAAGCCGAGGTCATCGCCGATCCAGCCCATACCGTCATGCAGGGCACGCTGATTGAGGCGGCCCTAGAGACCGCGATCAGCACGGATCTGGCAGGAAATGTCTCTGCCATCGTCAGCCACGATGTCTGGTCGTTTGATATGTCCCGCGTGCTGATCCCGCGCGGCTCGCGTCTCTTCGGGCGCTACGATTCCGAAGTTGATGCAGGACAGCGGCGCGTGCTGATCGCCTGGGACCGGCTGGTCACCACCGATGGGCAGTCCGTCACCCTTGCCGCCTATGGCACCGACCGCATCGGGCGCTCGGGCCTGCCTGGCACAGTCCGAAACCACTTCCTTCAGCGGTTCGGCACGGCCGCTCTGATTTCCCTCATCGGTGCCGTACCAACACTGGCAGCCGACAAATACGCGGCCAATGAAGTGGCTTCGGACACCGCTGAAAACGTCGGCACCGATTTGGGCGAGGCGGTCAACACCGTGATGGCCGATTATCTCAGCATCCCGCCGACGATCAGCGTCAACCAGGGCGCGGTCGTGATGATACGCGTCGATGCGGATCTGGCGTTTTACTGA